The following proteins are encoded in a genomic region of Maribacter hydrothermalis:
- the tsf gene encoding translation elongation factor Ts: protein MAKITAAEVNRLRKTTGAGMMDCKTALVEADGDFETAIEILRKKGQKVAAKRADRDSSEGAAIAKVNDANTNGVIISLNCETDFVAKNDSFVTLATELADLAINFDSKDAFLASDYKGMTVQEKLIEQTGVIGEKIEIGGFEKLSAPFVGSYIHAGNKIAVLTGLSAAVAGADEVAKDVSMQAAAMNPVALNEDGVDQSVIDKEIEIAKDQLRQEGKPEAMLENIAKGKLKRFFKDNTLVNQDFIKDSKQSVSQYVKSVDSKLEVTGFKRVALG from the coding sequence CAGCTTTAGTTGAAGCTGATGGTGATTTTGAAACTGCAATTGAAATTTTACGCAAGAAAGGTCAAAAAGTTGCAGCAAAAAGAGCTGACAGAGATTCATCTGAAGGTGCTGCTATCGCTAAAGTAAATGATGCTAACACAAATGGTGTTATCATTTCACTTAATTGCGAAACTGATTTCGTAGCTAAAAATGATTCTTTCGTAACATTGGCAACAGAATTAGCTGATTTAGCAATTAATTTTGATTCTAAAGATGCATTTTTAGCTTCTGATTACAAAGGCATGACGGTACAAGAAAAGCTTATTGAGCAAACAGGCGTTATTGGTGAGAAAATTGAAATCGGAGGTTTTGAAAAATTAAGCGCACCATTTGTAGGTTCATATATTCACGCAGGAAATAAAATTGCTGTTTTAACTGGTCTTTCAGCTGCTGTTGCAGGTGCTGACGAAGTAGCAAAAGATGTTTCTATGCAAGCTGCAGCAATGAACCCAGTTGCACTAAATGAAGATGGTGTTGATCAATCTGTAATTGACAAAGAAATTGAAATTGCAAAAGATCAATTACGTCAAGAAGGTAAGCCAGAAGCAATGTTAGAAAATATCGCAAAAGGTAAACTAAAACGTTTCTTTAAAGACAATACCTTAGTTAATCAAGATTTTATAAAAGATAGTAAACAAAGTGTTTCTCAATATGTAAAATCTGTTGACTCCAAATTAGAGGTAACAGGATTTAAAAGAGTTGCATTAGGTTAA